In Pseudomonas sp. LRP2-20, the genomic window CGGAGGCCGCCCATGACCTGGCTACTGATCTTCGCCATGGGCGCCGTAGTCTTCCTCAACCGCTACGCCTTCCTGGAGCCACGCCTGCCCCTGCGCCTGAGCTCCAACGCCCGGCAGTTCCTCGGCTTCGCCGTGCCCGGCATGCTCACCGCAATCTGTGGGCCGATCATCTTCCTGCCCGGCCACCAGCTCGACCTGAGCCCGCTTAACCCTTACCTGCTTGGCGCGCTGGTGGCCGTGGCGCTGGTGCTGTTGACCCGCAGCGTGTTGCTGAGCATGCTGGTGAGCATGTTGATCTTCTTCCTGCTGCGCAGCTGGCTGGCATGAGCACGCCCCTGCG contains:
- a CDS encoding AzlD domain-containing protein translates to MTWLLIFAMGAVVFLNRYAFLEPRLPLRLSSNARQFLGFAVPGMLTAICGPIIFLPGHQLDLSPLNPYLLGALVAVALVLLTRSVLLSMLVSMLIFFLLRSWLA